The Apodemus sylvaticus chromosome 19, mApoSyl1.1, whole genome shotgun sequence sequence TGGTGTTGGGCATtgtgagcttagctcaacaccCTCTgatgagctgtttgcacaggtttcctgagagcagaaCATCCTGTGGCTCATCTTGATTTCTGGTTTCCCacctggtgtggtagggacttcccaggtgcctgacctatggatatgattgtttttttcctattgtttttcaCCCAGCCTCAAGTATAAATTGTTGGTCCCTCAGAAAAGTTTTGGCATTCTCCTCACCAGAATGATCCGAGTCAGTGTTTCCTGTCAATTCCCCATGCGTATGCCCAATACTTGGTACTGTGGAGGGGTGCTGTCAAGTGGAGGTCCCTCTAGATCgggaaagagaggagcacctgATGGGATCTTTCGAAAAAAGGCCAGCCGGCAAAGAGGGAGGAAcacattggaaaaataaaaataaggtgcTGGGAGCAAAGTGAAATAGTGGCTACAGATTGGCGCACAAACTTGTGGCTTGGAAACATGGAGACCAACTGAGGGATGCTGTCTTGGGTGGAGCTCCATAGGaatgaaacatgttatataacCAGAACAGTAAGCAGCATAGAGCATCAATGTTAGTGCTATAAATGTCATCTTTTgaaggctgttgttgcaggggtGCGAAAGGTATAGGGGCCAGAGTGAATCAGTGTAGGCCTGATGCTGAGAACAGCTAAGGTGTGACAGGGAATTGGGACAGCaaattttattaggcaaattgtccACAGTCTAGAACTGCTTCAGGCTAGAGGAATaggacataaaaaataaaaagagtataaaacaaacaaacaaacaaacaaaacaaaacaaattttagaaacattagaaagaaagagagaagtaaAACGGATTTCAACACTCTCCTGGGGACAAGGAGAAATCTAgagatgtcctgttttctctatggaccctactggagatattcttagtattGGATACAACAGGTACTCTTCCCTCTCcatgtattgtttgtctttggtgcagCAAATTGTCCAAATGtcaatttgtgtctgtctttgtttcgttgtttgattgttttctatgtttcatgttgaaaagaaaaaatggtaaaaactttatctgctggcagtTCATttcttgatccagtctcagtttacacagtggAGGCTGATTTAGGCTGCCCCACATTCATCTAGAAGTtaagcacagctggagaaaaagctggtTTTAAAAGGTctagcagcttctcaagttctagggcaaataagatggttatttctcctagagaaatctctacaattgtgattattgggtccaaagttctttttctcttgaaattacagctagaaaaataattgtttggttttagtttataagattcatgtagtgacttcatttttgtttctgattggtcttaaaggtataaatatgttttgcatgtcttgactatagattattggcttataagttattggtcATGATTAAAAAGTATTACATTGGGAacaaaaagttaatttaaaactggtaactcagggttgaagttatcttatttttatgaatcattacttttatttttttttattcacattgccaatgatttccccttttctgggtccccactccccgcaagtcccataagccctcttccatccccctgttcttccatccaccccttcccatttccctgttctggaattcccctatactcttgcactgagtctttccagaaccaggggccactcctccattctttttggacatcatttaatttgtgaattatgtcctgggtattcaaagtttctaggctaatatccacttatcagtgagtgatcttttgagactgggttacctcatgtagtatgatgttctccagctccatccatttgtctaagaatttcatgaattcattgtttctaatggctgaatagtactgcattgtgtaaatataccacatattttgtatccattcctccgttgaaggacacctaggttctttccagcttctggctactacaaatagggctgctatgaacatagttataagttgcactgtcatgcattcaaacataaaaACTGGCAGACAGACATTGTAATGTAGaagtaatgcatttgccattgattttaaagaaaatagattgattaaaattgggttttgctttccaaagttgtagttatgctctaatattgcaagagaaagttAAGAATTACGATTAACAACTGCCAATGTACCACTGACTGCAATTTGTAGTCTGATGGAAGGTTCACGATTCTGAACTCacccatattttgtaattaagataatttcaagagtgataaaatttaaaaacagctaTGGCCAGTATAGACCTATTGTCACTTTTTCACAAGCTTTATTtgatacagtggtagaagcaaattttaactccccaagattgaaaaggagatctcagtgggaatttatttggtatctaacaggctccttttgaacTATTTCAAAATTTGTAGATAAGACTACTAAAAACTGAATTAAATCTTTTGGCAGTTAAATATTCATTTTCcccctttttacatttttattttaattgaaaataattatatCTCTTTCTTTCATTACTCCTGATCCACTTAGCTACTCTGCCATGAGTACCTCCCATACACCTCACTCCCAGGTtcatagtctttctttctttctttctttctttttttattgatatatttttatttacatttcaaatgatttccccttgaaaaatgtaaaaaggggaaaaatgaatatttaactGCCAAAATATTTAATTCAGTTTAAAAACAATATGTATTAACATATTTCAAATGTCTGCCTTACTTTTGCATAAAATTCActttaatgaaagaaatatatGCCAGTATTTTATTGAGCTGTGTGGTtttgaaaagtttattttgtttggaTTATGCTTTTAGCAACAAAAGTTATGATATTGAATTCATCAAAATGCATGAGAAAAACCCATTTCAGTAGGTTATCATTATATCACTTTCCTCAAACTCATTTAAAGATTAtggcatatttttaaaacatgtaagaAATTTTGCTTGTAATATTATAATTGTACATTTGGTTCTGCAAAATGAAATCTcttgaaatataattaaatgcATAACTATTTATACACAAAGTTTGGGATATGCAGTAAGTAAAACTCTATtgaaactttgaaaaaaaaagactattaaaaacagctagtagaatttttccaggaaccctcaaattacaggttccttttgttattcgaccctcatacaatggggtctTGTTGCAGTCTACTGGCCTACAGGACAGGTGGTTGTTGGGCCTGGCCTtgggcaataggctcagattagaaaataatttacatttgagtaAATGCAAAGTTTAGAGCTGCCTCAGTAGAGACTTGTGAGACACTGCTTTTGTCCTGCAAATCCCACCTAGGAAGTTTCAGGCCAAAACCAGAGTTATTGACAGatctatccaggtgtggttcaaaatacagttcaaacttaagatctatgaaaggttaataaggcgATGGAGAACTTATGAAAgcattaaaatctggcctgcctactccatacaaaattattatgaattCAGAAGGCtgttttttgctttgcatccTGATAACTGTAAAACATTTATTAGCTAAGACATTGCTCTTAGCTTATCACAGGtggacttaaacctctgttctcaAGGTGAATGCAAATTAACTGGCAAAAGACAAAAACTTTACAGAGAGTTGAGAAGGCTACTGTAATCAGTTGTTTGTGTTATGTGTTCACAGCCATTCTCTGGCAAAGGGAGCATTAATGTAGATCACCCCTTTTCATTTTGAAGTAAATTTTAACAACCTACTATAAAGCTGTTGGTGTGTTGATAAAGTATTGTTGGACagaattattttgaaaagaatgtgtaagaccccaaaaaccgagggtgccccagcaccccacaccccggaaggcgacacccaaatcactcgcgagaaacggtctcgatgcaatggcatgaggatttctttatttccagaattctgggttccatagccatgcaccacgcagggtcagatgaCTATGGACCATGAGTGCcaaattgagacagcttttataagtttacgacagagcccgcgaatcacaaaccaatcatttcttagcatggagagcccgcaaaatgcgagccaattgatttgtaccactccatagtttgtaggccaatcagtttaaattatcggagcccaagctcagtgaaccaattagtttcctatagtgtctacagctgcgtgaactcctgcttaggggtaatggcgtaagtttacaaaagcaagataagcttagcccattttcagttaccctatggggccaggatcacctattcaaggcctctctgctaggtctaaacaaagggtggcctctggaatgtgaccttttacctagtttctaacaaagcaagatagcattttaaactactgactTCTTGGagtcattagaattaggctgtattattttttttatcctttcaaatGTCTTaacctgatgaaacatttgtttCATCAGCTTGTTTCAATCAGCTATCAAATTGGTCATTACAGAGTATTGATACTTGGCCTATTACAAACATTTTAGGAAAAATTGATAATTGCTATCCAAAAGACAAATTGTTAAAATTTGCATCCATGCAGGCCTCAAGTATaaattgctggtccctcagtaaagcttcaGCATTCTCCTCAATAGAATGACttgagtctgtgttttctgtcaatctCCTAGGCCTATGCCCAATTCTCGTAGCAGGGCAGGCACCATCATAATTGCataattttaatcccagcactcacaaggcagaggcatgcagagctCTTAGTTCCAGGCCATCTTTGTCTACAGAGATATTTCCAAGCTAGctaggaatacacagagaaactatgtcttgagaagaagaaaagagaaggagaaaaaaaaagaattaggaataggaggaagagaagtgggatgaagaaggggaaggggaggaagaagaggaacaagaggaggaaggagaggaagaggagaaagaggacaagaaggagaagagtagaaaagaggaggaagaaggggaggaagaaaaggatcttgttggagcaggtgtgttaACGGGGGTCAATTTTGAAATGACTGAAAGTCCATTCTACCAAAGGCATTAGAGCCTAATTCTCCAGGACTCCATCATATTCTGAAGACCACTTAAGACAGCCAGGCTTCAGCTTCCAGCATCTTGTCCTGCAAGTTGTTTTGGGGATGAAGTTGCTTGAGATTTAATAATAAAGTTGTGGAGACCTGTATGGTATAAGGTGTTAAACGTTTTTTCTGGGGACAGTCTCATGAGTTAGTCATCCCATTTCGATCCTACTCCGCGGCCACCTTCTCTTAACCATGTAGTTCTCAGATGGCCTCCCTGGTTTGCTCCTCAACCCAGCTCTTTATTGTTGTACAGCAATGGCCAGTGTGGAGAGTTATACACAATGTTGCAATAAGTGGTACTCACATGTTGGTAGCAGCCAAAtgctgtctaattggacttagAGTCTACTCATCATCAGGAAAATCATACTTGgactggaaacctagccagctTCCCTGGGCTAGTGAGATCATAGTAAAGAATCTACTATGGCAACTTTACTCAACCAACATTATTCcttactacattctaaatcttatccttaTACCCTTAAGTACTATTCTTCATCAACAAAACCAAGGCCTTCTCCCTATGCTCCTCTCACCTGCCTGTGGTGTCCACATTTTGTGGAACACTCATGGTGTTGTACACTGTGCCCTCTGTTATCCATCCCAGCTCCTCTCCAAGGTTATTTCCCTGCTCTACATAGTGGTCACCCCCATCTTCAAGCCTGGCATCTATACCTTGAGGAAACAGGAGGTACAACAGGCACTAAGAAGTCTTCTGTACTGCAAACCAACTGAAATGTGACCTAAGAAGGAGGGCAGTAAAGATTTTGTATTTCACTGTCAGTGTCTTGATTGAAAAGTCTCTCACAATGGGCTGGAGATGGAGTAATTATGTTCTTTCTCAGAATTTCACTCTAGGTCTGCTGAACTATGTTGGGGGGTAGTAATTGTTAAACAATTTTCTCATGTTAGTTTAAAAGATTATGTGAGTTGGTGACCAAATACAGCATAAACAGCTCTGGTTTGAACATCACAAAATAAAGACATGTACTTAATTGTCACTCTGTAGACTGTTCCTGGATATAGCACTGCTGTTAATGATTAACGCAAAATAATTATAGAAACAAGACACCAATACAAACATAAATCTGGAacaatgttcatttattttattgtagcatgatgtttaaagaattttttctattgtttgtaTTTAGTTTGAGTATACAAACTTGATGTTGCAATTCACAATATACTATCCCACAAAATGATATGTCATAAGtaactttatacatatatatccacatgataacaaaaataataaattattttcaaaagaatcCTGTGATATACTCTCCATTAAAAGatagaataaaattatattctttgtCTCGCTATACCTATTGACCTGGATTTTTAATCAGACTCAACAGGCTCCTAACCTCTTACTTGTAATTTAAAGAGTGTGAGCATTAAACTACATTTAGGAGCACTTATCAGTGGCATCCAAGTTCAGCAGGAGTATGGATATTAGAAAAAGAGTGCAACACTTTAACTCACTAGATCTCCAGAACAGAAGAGACAATAAAACCAATAAGGATATCAGGAGCCTATTTTTACTAAACCACTGGTAGGAATTCCAACAATTATTCAATGATTGTAAAGATTGCAATGAAAATACATGCATCAGGAATAtgaatataagaaaaattaaagaagatcaAATCTGACATAGTGTGGTTTCCAGCAGATCATTATATCTTTCACTCATCTGATTGTTGTGGCAAAATTCCTGAGAAGCAATTTAGAagtgaaaatttcatttttattcattgctTGGAGAATACAATACATCAGAATGAGAAAAGCTCAGCAGGCAGATGGGTTCACAAGTCACATTGCATCTGTGGTCAACAAGCAAAAAGGGACTTAATGGCAGTAAGTTTGGTTTTTCCTTTCTCCGTTAGCAGATGAGGTGGGTTCTAGGGACTGGATGGTGCCAACCAAATTCATAATGGATCTTTCCTACTCAGTGGCATCTCTACAGAGACACACTCAGAGAAATGTCCAAACTAGTGGTTCAGAGTGATTCCGAATTCAATCCAGTTAACACTGAAGATTAGCCATAGCAATCAGGTAATTATCCCATGAACCATGGTGTTAAAAGACTCATTTTGCATGTGTGATAGTGAAGTGTGGAGTTGTCCTTTCTGAATGATGATCTTTAATTTTGAGCCTTCTCCATGTTCAGGATCCTTCTCAATGAACTCTTAACATCCTTATTTCTCAGACTATAAATGAAGGGGTTCAGAGTAGGAGTTACCAAGGTGTACATAACAGCAGCTACCACATCCCCAGAGGAGTGAGAAGTAGATGGGGGCTTGAGGTAGGTAGCAAAGGCTGTGCTATAGAAAAGGAGGACTACAGAGAGGTGGGAACTGCATGTGGCCAAGGCTTTccttttcccctgtgctgatgGAACTCTAGACACAGCATAAAAAATACAACCATAGGAACTTATAATGCAGAGAATGGCACTAATTCCCAAAACTACAAACAAAGCCAGCAACAGTCCTTCATTGAGATGAGTGTCTGAACAGGAAAGCAATAAGAGATGCCAAGAATCACAGAAAAAATGAGGTATCCCTTGATTGGTATGAAAATATAACTGAGAAAGCAATAAGGTGCAGACCAGAGACACACAATGAGCTACTCCCCATGATCCACTGGCAAGAACTTCACATCTACAGGGAGTCATGAGAAGTGGGTAGAGGAGTGGGTGACAGATAGCAACATAGCGGTCAAGAGCCATGACTGCCAGAAGCAGGTTATCCATGTCCACAAAAACAGCAAAGAAGTAAAACTGAGTCAGGCATCCAGAGAATGAGATTGATCCATCTCCAGTCCACAGAGACTCCAGTGTTTTAGGAGCTGTGGTGGTGATTAAGCAAAGATCCACAAGTGAGAGCTGACTGAGGAAGAAATACATGGGGGTGTGGAGGTGGACATCAGCACCAATAGCTAACAGAAGTAGCAGGTTCCCTAAAAGGCCCAGGAGGTAGAGACCCAGGAAGATGCTAAAGAGGGGCTGCCATTTCTCTTGTTCTCCAGATAGTGCCAAGAGGATAAATCCATGAGCCTGACTGCAGTTCATCCTGGGTCTTGTTATTAAAGACAAAATTGGCATGAAGACAATTCTCTCACTGCAGGCAAGATTTGGCACCAACCTAGACCTGGTCCCTTGTCAATAGGTCTTCCTCAAAGCCTCTCTTGAGCAATAGAAAATGGAATAGCAAAGGGAGGAACAAAACTCACAGTTCTTTAAAAATGGCTCCCTAGGGAGTCATGAAGACAATTCCTTGTGTTGCTTCCAGGAATTCTCTTAGTGAAAGCTATGCTATTTAACCATTGTGTTACTTGATTGAATAACCACTTTCCTGTGAATCTGTTTGACTGTGATGCCATTGAAGACAGAGGCCTTATCTTAGTATGTAGCTTAATGATTTGTTGACAGTTCCTGTCCATCCCTAGAGTCACCACTCTAGTTGGAACTTCAGCAAAGTACAATACTGCTGTTTCCTCATTGACAAACTATGACCACATAGCCTCAAATAATGTATTGTTCACAATGTTGCCAAGGGAGTTCCTtcaaaaaatatagtaaaatcGTGTTACTTATTCGTTTATAAGAAGTTGCCtgggtaaaaatattttaatgaaactgtgtctttgtgtgtcttttaAACCTCTAAGTAGTTTGAACTGTGAATGCCTCATAAACTCTATCATGACTCACTGCCCACATTGAGTAAGCTTTCAGCAAGATTCACTCTTCACAGTACCATTATTTATCTTGGTCAATTTCTGTTGCTAACATAATATTACAaactaattaatgaaaaataatccATTTTGGATCAAATGTGAATTTAAAGCAGAACCGCTCTGATGGACAGCAGAGGGCAAcaacatacaaaatattttgggAACTGCTTGTCTGTGACTTCTGGTAATTCTTCTTAAACCACTAGTGTCTAACATTTGTGTATTTACCTAATCCAAAAGACAACCAAATATTCCACCACAGTTGGATACAGTTTGCACTATCTCAGTACCTCACTGTGCTGTGATATGCTTGAGAGAGATTATACATGGTTTCACACCATAATGTTTATCCTTGCCATCTCAGTTTAATTCCAAGGGAGTCTTATGCT is a genomic window containing:
- the LOC127669768 gene encoding olfactory receptor 1G1-like, encoding MPILSLITRPRMNCSQAHGFILLALSGEQEKWQPLFSIFLGLYLLGLLGNLLLLLAIGADVHLHTPMYFFLSQLSLVDLCLITTTAPKTLESLWTGDGSISFSGCLTQFYFFAVFVDMDNLLLAVMALDRYVAICHPLLYPLLMTPCRCEVLASGSWGVAHCVSLVCTLLLSQLYFHTNQGIPHFFCDSWHLLLLSCSDTHLNEGLLLALFVVLGISAILCIISSYGCIFYAVSRVPSAQGKRKALATCSSHLSVVLLFYSTAFATYLKPPSTSHSSGDVVAAVMYTLVTPTLNPFIYSLRNKDVKSSLRRILNMEKAQN